The genomic interval atacatgaaataaaattttaaaaaccccaaaaaaataattacccgcaaagtaacatacatggtataaggctggcacgaggtgttaaacctgttcgataacgactgttgttttccggccacatgaggataaagtaagttacattcattagaatatcttttacaattttaaactcCTTTATACAGTTTCATGGTTGGTGTAGCAGCTCTGCTAATGCAAGGTCCACGTATAAGAAATACGGTAACTCTTCACGTTGTACAACCGACGGGACAGGCGGGCCGAGTGCAAATCAAGTCTACGAATTTCTTGGTAAGTTTGACTCTGTATTTTGGCTGAAAGTATTTTCGATTCAAATGCACAGATAAAGCAGTAACacattcaaaaaatgaaactgAGCGTTAGTCGGTTAGTGTGTACGAATTTAACCCTAATACAAACAACACAGTTAAGATGGTGTCTGGACAAACCGAAATAGAACTCGCTTCAAACAAACAAGTGGCGTATTGGAACGTATTGTACAACACATGTTTGTCGGCTCCACCAATGAAAGTAGGCGCCACAGCGACACCAAGCGATCAAAGTTTCCCGCATAGATTCAATGTTACCATCGTCGACATACAAAGATACAGCGTGCTTGTTACATTGAAACGAATCGATCAAGATACAGGATGGGATAAAATGCCCATAACAGTGAACTGGGAGTTACGTGATCTAGAGTTGTAACATATTACCGTCTATATCTTTGTACAACATTATTTACAAGTCGTAACTCCAGACTACAGCATACCTTTTATGCTAACCAAAATACGCGATGGACAAAAACACTcctatgtttattatttgtagCCTTACTACAGGAATTTactaatacatgtatatatatatacgtcaAATTGCCTTATAcataatatttgaaaaatactgcttaattgttgtttatgtttaagtCAGATACAATAATCTGAGGTGTGAAAGAAAGATTGCGCGTCCCAGAGctatttcaactttaaaaggGACCGATCCGACTCCCACAGGCAGTTACTGATGCTCAAAAACTGACACCCGCTAATAATTAATGCGCACGTATTTGCTTTGACAAGAAATTTCGCAACCGTGTGGTTCACTACCCAGCGTCACTTCCCTTTTATTTCACTTTATTTATTACGTTGAAACCGTTGTTGTTTAAGCGTATAGCTTATTGACGCATTGAGATAAACAAGGATTGTTTGTAATATACTGTTAATCTAGACGACAGCCGCTTCATTTAGTGGGTTTCGCTATAAAATAATtgatatattagggtggggaaagatgggacacctttagcacataatatctaaatatcctaatcgtgttttaaacaattaacaacggcctatgggagtcgtatggatacacttttataattctttaaaagttctttgtttactactaaatgggacgagaaaatgaaactaaaaagtgtcccatcttcccccatctcaCTGTACAACAAGGAAAGGCCACGGAATTTAGCGAAGTTACGTAATATAGCCTACAGTGCtctgtattttgtatttttttcttttctatactgtaatttttactgtttaagcTAATTATGGTTTGAAAAAGCAAAATGAATATGTAGCTCAAGTTATTAGGTATATGCAGGATTCTGTAGGATAAATAATGAATGAGGTTGCGGGGTTAAGATATATTAAGAACAAATGCAAGATGCTACCACTGATATTATTTCTACAGCTTCAATATTCTTATGTCCTTCCACGTAAGTACAATTTTGagcaattaataaatatttgttttttgacttgctagaaaatgacagtcgtaaGGACACAGATGTTTAGTTACACCCCATGCCCGGCtacaaattaccacgtacATGTAActttaagaataaaaatttaaaggttttttttcttaaagaaccactgggttgaggCAGCTGCTGTTTAGTGTTTTTCCCAAAGACACGCAAGTCCACTAATGGTAAAAGCACCAAGCCTTATAATTCGTAAACGCTGGGCAAAgaagaatatatagtagggtggagaagatgggacacctttagcacataatatccagaaatcctgatcgtgttttaaacaattaacaacggtcatgAGAGTCATGGGGATATATAGTTTCATATTCATtgaatattccttgtttactactaaataggacaaaaaatagagttaaaaagtgccccatcttcccccatcctactgtatatatttgtatacacAGAACAACCGATCGTAACTTTTATgtatttcttatattttagTCACACTCAACAGCCTGGGGTGTTGGACGGACGTGACGCTGTCTAGAGCTATTCCAACTATGGAAGGGACCGATCCGACTCTTTCAGGCAGTTACCGTCATAGAACTGATGCCATCCAAAAGTGCGCACGTGTTGCTTTGGCAAGAAATTACGAAGTATTTGGCATAGAGGTATATAATGCTTCTTAGTTATGATAATGTTTGGGTTCTATAGATACGCGACGAATACTGTCTATAATAGTTCAAACGGTCAACAACATTTACGATTCAAAACTCTAACACAGAACAGTGGTTGGTGCGCAAGCTCCGCTAACGCAAGGTCAACGTACAAGAAATACGGCAATTCTACAAATTGTGCAGCCAACGGGGAAGGCGGGATGTTTGCACTTCAAGTCTACGAAATTATTGGTAAATTTGTCTACAAGcatattgtaatttaaaccCATAGGTAAAGCAGTATATagtatacacatatatataaaacataacatcaGCGTGCTATAAGGATGAGCGAATTCAACCCTTATATCGACAACACAGGTAAGATGGTGTTTGGACAAACTGAAATAGAACTCGCCTCAAACAAACAAGTGGTGGACGGAAACCTAATGTACAAAACATGTTTGTCGGCTATACCTTTTAAAGTGAGGGCCACAGCAACACCAAGCGATCAAAATTCCCCGCTTAGATTCAATGTTACCATCGTCGACATACAAAGATACAGCGTGTTTGTTACATTAAAACGAATCGATCAAGATACGGGATGGGATAAAATGCCAGTAACAGTGAACTGGGTGTTAAATGTACCAGACTAGATGTAATTTATTGCCGTGTGTACCGAACTTTCACGATACTTAAAAATCACATATCCATTATTACTGAGTTCAATTATGTCATTACAGCCCATGCCAAATGAATACATTTGGCAGCCTTTTCTTGCTTTTGTAaacatctatatatatataccctttacaatgtattattatttctttagATATAAATCATGTGGGCCTAtgtacaaaattatattaaaatattacgaAATCTATTGTCTTATCCAACCTAAATTACATTGATGTGAGCTGAACTAATTCATGCAACTTGTTGGGAGTTTTGGTGGGCTGTCGTACATCTTAAAATATCCCTTGGTTTCAACTAATGCAACTTGTCGCATATATAACCCGCACAGTACAACCTCTTAAACTTGGCGTTTTTAAAGACAGCACTTTTATATCGCCGGTgcaaagttttgaaaaaacaaacgAAATGGAAAAAAATCTTATTCGTGTTAacacacctatgttataaacaTATGTTTGTATCGGAGTACGTATagtaattttctatttttgacGTGAAACAACTGAGTTTGTGAACGGATTCTGATTTGCTACTAAGTCATAGATAACCTAATCGGCAATAAAGTATAAAGTTTCTATGTACTTGCCACGTTCGATGACGTAAATTTCGTTAGAGCGAAAACCGGTTTCAGACATTTCACAAAACCTTAGTGACGTTGTTGGTCGAGTTCTGAGAGGAAATAAGCAATACCTGtcgaaaaaaatgaattttaagtGTGAGTATGAATTTTTAGGTGTTTATTTAATCCGTCCTTGTGTTATAATTCTGTGACTGCCAAATTGTGTTGCGTTTTAAAATACCACTGCTCTGTGATccaaattattgttaattgacTACATGATGTGAAAACGTGTATTTTCTTTGTAATTTAACGTTAATTGTGCCCTGCTATTTTTTACAGGCATTTCTACATTGCTTGCACTGGTTGGTATTGCCAACGCTGTGCAACTGGACTCAGTTTTAACGACTGAAAACAGCAAACAACTAATTTCCAAGTTTAAGGTTGGCACTGAACTTACTAACTTCTAAACATTAACACTAAAGGATACTGATATAGTGATATATTCTTACAATACTTATCTACATTTGATACCTCTGCCATTATTTATAGATGTCATAGTTTTATTTAGGCTTTTTATTCGATCGTtccaaaatgtttatataaattagtaACTTTAAGTTGGTAAGAATAAACCTCTGCATTTACCAATTATCCCGATATATAATGGTTTTATTTGGGCTTTTTATTCGGTTATTtctgttatataaaaaataaataatttaaagcttACTTACTCTGGTTATTTGTCCCAGGCACCATACAAGACATTGGAAGATGCACATTACTCAATTGTTGGCCTGAAGAGTTATCAGCAAGGAGGTGCAGTTGCTTCTGCAGAAAAAGAGGTAAAACGTTAATGGGCTCCAAACCTGGGATGGTAGGCCTACCctagaaatgtttaaaatgcattatttaaaaaaacctaaaactaTTGGATTGGTTTTATAGGAATAATTGCCTATTACTACCTTCATTGCGTTTTGCCAAATTGGTGCCAAAGTTCAAACTGCTACAAAAATGtactacaaaaataacatcatTTTTGCTGGAAGGTCTGTGTTTGTATTGTAACAGACTAACAGTCAACGACTTgtgtgtaaattttttttcatctcAATTTTAGTCAATAAAAATGCGCTATTTAAATTCTTCAAAACCGCAAATACCTAGGACTTTAACCTGCTTCGAAagttgtgaaaatataaaaatgaaatcaaatataaagCCTACTAACCAGTTAACCATAACTGTTTTCCAGGCTGCTTGCAAACTTGTGAAAACTGTAGACACCAAATCTTTGACATCAATCTTCTATGCTGCCACTACTCAAGCAGAGATCCCAGCTTGCAAAGTAAGTGCCTTTTTCTTGAGTCATTTAATCCCCACAAATCAAAGGTTTAAGATAGTATAGATAGTTGTATTAAGGCACATCCCCACAGCAGCATAACATGGTAATAATGACTAACAAGGTCAAACACAGGACAGCATGGGAAAGGTGCCCATTAAAAAAGGAAGAAGGCAAAATCAATGAAGCATGAATAAAAAGATAACATTGGGGAGGGGTAGCACTTTAATACATAGGAACTTAAGCAAGAGTCCTACCATCCAGTTGTTAGGATGTTGCACCCGTATATGTGTTTCTCAAACCAACATCAATTCACAACacatatattacaatatatatacacatatacaatacaataatatatgtatCCAATATAAAGcttctattaaaataaattgtgcaagttgtgttttattattattaaaatgtttttaacaagtttcAAATCAACAGCACGAGTTCAACAGCGAGACCCTAGAGTTTGTGAAAGGAAAAATTTCTGAGACTTCAgatgttaaaactatttacGAAGCTGTTTCTATCTTGAAGAGTTTGGGAAAAGCAGGTAAACACCGCAAGAAATttaactggcaacactgtagtTGTAATCATAGACACGCAACAATGATATAAAAGTTGTGCAACACATGCATTCATGCTCTGAGTAGGTTGTGAATCACACCTTGTGATACCCTCTCCCCACTTATagctaaaataaataatgtggGGACACTCATTACTGTACACATGGGGCCTAACATGTGAAGCGATAACATTGCAATTAAAGATAATAACATGGGGAAAAAGATCAGATCAGGGTTAGACTCGCGGAATTTCTTACAggatactttttttatacaaaaaaaaacatggagaAATTGCCTAAAGAGCACCATAGTTTTTTATAAGATATTAGACCTGATGCCAATTTACTAATCCTTGTATGTTTCAGTTGACAGCGATGAAGTGATCTCAGTCCTTCTAGCTGCAGTAAAAGCCGACAACAGTGTCTTGGCTTCATCCCTTGCACTACTCACTGCGTCTCAGCTCTCCAAACCAAACTTATCATCCCTGCTTAAATCTGTGGATGTTGAGGTAAGATCTCTACTACAGATTTCAACTGATACATAATACAATTACTTGTAAAATGTCCTTTGCCACGGTGATTTAAGCACCCCCCCTAGACCAGAGGGTACATGTTCAATGCTCGACGCCACTATTGTGGGAAGTTTGCGACCTTAGGCGCAAAAGCCGTGTTAGAACAAATACTGTTGCCCTGTTTGTGACTAAAGGCAGACAGTTACGAATAACCCTGTATACTTCATAGATAAACTAGAGCACTAAGCTAAATTTACCAAATTGCATTCCATGTCTCATGGTATAACTTCCGTTAATTTCTGTTCTCGGATTTAattcttaatatttttctatattaacAGGATATGGCAGCACAAGCTGATGAACTGAGTGAAAGATATCTTCACTTTGACAACGATCTCGCTGTAACTGCCACCTTCCTCTCTGCTGCCATTAGTCTCCCAGCTAAAAGCCTTCCAATCAGTAATGTAAGTTCCTCAAAAGTTCAAACATTTTTGAGGTTTTAACCaactaatataaatattgtgtaTATCACTGTTGgaaaaaaaagggttttaGGCAAAAAATTGCGACCTTTAAAGTAGTATGTGCCTTATTCAGATAACCCTTTCCTTACCTAAACCATAGATTAATCCAAAATTAATAAAGCCAGTTTGTATTACTAACTTgatcttttaataaaaaagcacCTCCTAAATTAGCccctaataaaatataaaaaatcaacttAATCTTGTTTGAAATGTCTGCCACTACGTTACATTCTAATGACATTCATACATCCAATTTCAGGACCAAGTTATTCTGTTTTCCAACTTTGTACTTCGCCACAAGAACTCTGTATCTAGCATCAAAGAAGCGTCCTTGCTTGTATCTGCTC from Ciona intestinalis chromosome 2, KH, whole genome shotgun sequence carries:
- the LOC100178911 gene encoding uncharacterized protein LOC100178911 produces the protein MNEVAGLRYIKNKCKMLPLILFLQLQYSYVLPLTLNSLGCWTDVTLSRAIPTMEGTDPTLSGSYRHRTDAIQKCARVALARNYEVFGIENSGWCASSANARSTYKKYGNSTNCAANGEGGMFALQVYEIIGKMVFGQTEIELASNKQVVDGNLMYKTCLSAIPFKVRATATPSDQNSPLRFNVTIVDIQRYSVFVTLKRIDQDTGWDKMPVTVNWVLNVPD